CGGACCTTCTTTTTCTCGAGTCTTGGAAGAGATATTACGCGTAAACAGAAACGCCAATCATACTTTTGATCTCATCTCGTCTTGCTTCGGTTGCAATTGCTTTGTATTCACTAATTGCTTGTCCAGTACGAAAGTTAGGGCGGTCGTAGATAGTAGAGCGTTGCTGAGATTGGAACTGCTCCACCAACGCAATGCCCTTTTCACTGGTTTTGATCTGAGCGGTATTGAGCTTAGCCGTATTTCCTGCTTCAACAGTAGGATTCACTGCCTTTTTAGGCTGTGGCTTTACTTGATATGTACCTGCTTGTTGAATGATTGAATTTAGTTTCACGGTTTAGCTCAATAAATACGATATGCTTGTATAAAAATACGCCTTTATTCTCGACCTGGCAACTTTTTCCACGTCACAGTATCCCTCACATATTGTGGCTGGGCGTCAGCAGCATCCACAGATAAGCCTTGTGTGAAACTATCGTCAGCTATAAACAGCATGTAATAAGCATCAGGTAACGTGATATTGTCAATGATTTCGCATTCAAGCTGTGTGGCAAGCTCTGAGAATGCTTGCCATCCTGTACCAACACCAGCCGCACCACTTGATGTAAAGTCGATATTTTCAGGTTTAATAACTGTTTCTTCGGTGCTTGGTTGAATAACACCACTAGTTTCGCCGTTGTATTGGCATAAGTAGATCTCACCCATACGTGCATCTATTGCCGACACTACACTGGACTTGGCTGCTTCCATGTATGCCTGTTGCGCCATAGCCTGCAAAGTTGAAACACCAACCAACTTAAGACCTGAAGAATATGCTAAGCCTTGAGCAACCGCTGTACTTATTCTCACACCAGTAAAGCTGCCAGGACCACGTCCAAATACAATGCCATCAAGCTCACGAAGGCTGATATCGGCTTCGCGTAAAATACGTTCAACTAAGGGAAGTATCTTTTGGCTATGCTGCTGTGGGCAAACCTCGAAGTGGCGAATAAACTTGCCTTCATAGTGCAATGCAATACTGAGTGCTTCGGTGGAGGCGTCTATGGCCAACAGGTTATTTTTCATTTTTATCAATATTCTCTAAAAATCGAATTGCCTTGTTTAAGTCTCTCGTGCGAGACATATCAGGCAAACTACTTAAAAACGTCTGGCCGTATTTTCTCGTAACTAAGCGATTATCGCAAATAATCAGTACACCTTTATCGTTAGCATCACGAATTAATCGCCCAACCCCCTGTTTCAACGCTATAACAGCTTGGGGGAGTTGTATTGCATCAAAGGGTTCTAATCCACGCATTTCAGCGTCTCGCATGCGCGCTTGCAATAAAGGGTCATCTGGTGAAGCAAATGGTAGCTTATCAATGACAACACAACTCAAAGTGTCACCTCTCACATCCACGCCCTCCCAAAAGGAGGCTGTACCAAGTAGTACGGCGTTACCGTGACGAATAAATTGCTCTAAAATTATCCGTTTCGATGCTTGACCCTGCATAAAAATAGGATATTGCAGTGCCGTATTCAGTCCTTCGTACACTAAATGCATCGCGCGATAACTGGTAAATAGTAAAAATGTACGCCCTTTTGCAGCTTCAATCACCTGTTTTGCAAGCTTTACCAGCGCATGTGGCATTAAGTCGTCACGGGTTTCCGGCAGATAGCGTGGCAGGCATAGTAAGGCTTGCTGCTTATAATTAAATGGACTATCAACAATAAATTGTGAGGTCGGTTTAAGCCCTAAGCTACGACTAAAATGCTCTAGGGAATTATCAACGGATAAGGTGGCGGAGGTAAATACAAAGCTTGCCTCAGTGGTTTTGACAATTTGTGCAAACTTACTTGATACATCAAGCGGCGTGATATGAATAGATAAAAAGCGTCTTGTGGTTTCGAACCAGTAACTAAATCCAGTTTGACTGGTATCAAAGGCACGTTCAAACTGATTTTTAAAGGTCATAACCTTTTCAAATGGGTGTTCTATTTTTTCGCTTCTATCCAGACAAAGCTTGAGCACTTTATAGAGAAAGTCTAAGTTAGCTATCACTCGATGCATGGCATCGCAAATCGGTTTATTCGACAGCGCCTCACGCCAATCACCACGGGCACCATCGCCACCAAATACCAAACGCAAATCGGCGACGCTGGTTTCCAATTTATTGAGTGTTTTGCCAAGTTGCAACATATCTGGAATATCAGAACGGTAGATCACTCTTAAATCGTTAATAAGCGCTTGTAAAGCTTTAGTGCTGATAGTCTCACCAAAGTAGTCACTGGCTATTTCTGGTAATTGATGTGCCTCATCGAAAATATAGCTATCCGCGGTTGGCATTAGCTCCGCAAAGCCTAAATCTTTTACGGCCATATCGGCAAAAAATAAATGATGATTGATCACCACAACATCGGCATCGACTGCCTTTAATCTTGCCTTTCGGATATAGCAGTCTTCGTAGTCTGGGCACTCTTTTCCTAAACAGTTATCTGCAGTTGAGGTAACGTAGGGTAATACCTTTGCGTCTTCTTCGATACCCACACAGTCAGCTAAGTCTCCACTGTGTGTTTCAGAAGCGAACTTTGCAACCATGGCAAGTTGGTGCATAACATCTGGGTCGTCGGTTGGCACATGGCTTAAATGCTGTGATAAACGGTAAGGGCAAAGGTAATTGGCTCTCCCCTTTAGCAAAGTGACTTTTTTACCACTGTTAAGCACCTTTTTTAGGGTCGGTACGTCGCGATGGAATAATTGCTCTTGCAAGGCCTTAGAGCCGGTTGAGACGATGACTTTACCTTTAGACTGAAAGGCAGGAATGAGATAGGCAAACGTTTTCCCCGTCCCTGTTCCTGCTTCGGCGATGCATTGTCCACCATTTTGTATGGTTTCTTCTACCGCAATAGCCATATCAATTTGAGGCTGTCTTGGTTGATAGCCCGGGAAATGCTGGGCTAAAGGCCCCGTAGAAGAGAAAGTCGTAGATACAGCCAAAGTAATGTAGTTTACAAACAGACAGGTCGCGAAATTGTATGTGGCTAAGCAGCAAATCGCAACCGCTGTTTGGCAATAACTGAGTGTTGATACCAATTGAATTAATTCTCTAATCAATTTGAAGGGTGAAATAGCATATTAGCTTCGTTAAAAACTTCTCATTTAGAACACTAAATAGCAAAATTTTTGCCTAGCTACTAAAGCTATTTCCCTGCTTCAAAATAGATCATTTACTTAATACAACTGGTATTACCTATTAAGTTGTCGTTTAACCTTAATCATGCCTATCCCACAAATAGTGAGATACACGAGATATAAAGCGATGCGGTTAAGCCAAGTGGGCTCTGGAGAAGGCATGATAACACGCAAGTAATCGTTCAAAACCAGCATACCGACACCGACAATGATGGCTGTCAATTGAAAGTGGCGGTGATTGGCTGAAGAAATGGTAAACAAGGAAACTAAGAGCAGTGCAAGGCTTAAGTAAAATGCTAAAACAGCCATGCTACCGGGCACAACACTGGGAGCTAACGCTAGCGCAGACAGACCTACAACGAACCAACCTATGAGATTTTTTACTGACTTATACGACATGTTATTTCTCCTTAAATAAATGGTCGTTAATTTATGCAACTTTGTTTGAATTACTGAATACAAACAGAACTATCAAATGTGTCGGTATCGAAACAGAACATGGCGAGTGTATCGATAATGGCACGCAAAATACAGCAAGAGTAAAGCGATAACAGTCTACATCATATTGATTGTATGAATAAAAATATAGAAAGTAAAAGCTGGTATCAAAACTGCAAATTAAGCTTACGTTAGAAAACATACAATAGTGATAACGGACACACTAAAAAAGGACACAACATGTTTATTAAATCGCTTATCTATACCTCTTGCGCGGTTATTATTTTGTATAGTGCTTTAACATATGCACAGCAACCCAATTCTCAAATAACAATGCTTGAGTCTGCTTTTTATCATCGTCAGTATCAGCAAGTCACTAAAATCCTTAACACGCTAAAAGATAAAGAGCTTGATGCTGAAATAATGGCCGTGTCAGTTGCGGTTGCGCAAAATGATGATAATAAAGAAGCACTGTTAAACACCTTGATTAAGCGTCATATAGACAATGCAAAGGTGCATTTTACTGCTGGTAATTTATGGTATCAAATAAAGCAACAGTCAAACCTTTTTAATAAACTTAGCTTAGTTGAAAAGTCTAACAAGCACTTTATAAAAGCTGCAGAATTGGCGCCAAATAATCCTGAGTACTTAGTATCTGCAGCGAAAGCATTAGCTATAGAAAGTGGCTTTTGGGATTCTGAAAAAAAAGCATCAAAAGCGATAGTTGATAGACTAAAAGCAATGGATGACCGTTACTATAACTTGGCTTTTATGGATTACTTACAAAACACACAAAATGAAGAGTTAGCCCTAAAAACGGTAGCTTATGTGGGTCAACATTATGCGCAAGATATCGTTTTGATCCATCGAGCTGCTAACTTATTGTGGACTTTTTCAGCGAAAGACGCAGCGCAGCGTTTATTCACTAACGGGTGCCTGATTGAGCATATTGCACTAAGCCAACTACCAACGTGGAGAGATGTTTGTGTTTCATCGGCTTATTTAGCGCTTCAGCAACACGGTGATAAGCCTAGGGCTGTTGATGCTATGGAACGCTTATTGGGAAAAGAGCGAGTACAGGATGAGCTGCATATGGAGTATTTAATGCTTCAGGCTGAGTTATACCGTGTACTGAAACAAAACGAAAAGGCTAGAAGTACGTACCTTCAGGCATTGAATCTTACCAAAATGCGTTCAACTGAGCGAGATATTCACCGGGCTCTCGCTGGACTAGACGATACATAAGCTAGGTTCGAAAAAGCGGGTGGGATATGTTGGGGAATAGATACACTCAGGTATTGAGAAATGTTCAATAGGTTATTTTGTGCAAAATAAATCTACGCCCATGTATCTAGATTCTCACCCTTATGTTCTTCGTGAGATTTTTCCTCCTCATCTTCTTCATCTTCGCCTTCTTTAATTTTTTCATGCTCAGCAGCTTGGCGTTTAAGTTCAATCTCGGTTTTTAGATCTTTCTTAACTTTTTCAATCTTATAGTGCTGCACACCAGCTACATGAAATGCAGACTTATGAGTTACATCTAGCCGTACGATTGGGCCTAAAAAAGGTTTAAAAGCATCCATCTGCTCCCCCACTAACCTACTGTTGGTTTTACTTATTATCGACTGTTATAAGCTATTCTTTAATTTGCGTAAAAAAATGATTGCCAAGTAGAACAAAATTATGTTTATCTATAAATGAACTTTTTGAATAACATATTAATTACAAAGGTAACATCATGCTAATGACACTGACAGCAAAACATCATCACCATCATCATACGGGATAGCCTGTCAGTTATTTCGCTGGTGGGTTATTCCTGAAAGGAACCTCCGGCGAGATGTAAACTAGAGTTAATATTTATTTCGCCCCGAGGTTCCGCCTCGGGGTTTTTCGTTTAAAGAATTAGGAAATAAATAATGAGCAATAGCAACCGTTTAAGAATCGCAATCCAAAAATCAGGCCGTCTTTCAAAGGATTGCCAAGCCCTACTCAAACAACTTGGTGTAAAACTAAACCTACGTGAACAACGTTTAATCGCCCACTCTACCAACATGCCTATTGATGTACTTAGAGTACGTGATGACGATATCCCTGGCCTTGTAATGGACGGCGTTTGTGATTTAGGCATTGTAGGTGAAAACGTGTTAGAAGAAGCTCAAGCTGAGCGTATTCGCAACGAGCAGTTTGCTGAGGTCACTAAGCTTTCAAAACTGGACTTTGGTTTTTGCCGCTTAGCGCTGGCGTGGCCACAAGAGATAGGTCAACAGGAGAAAGCGTGGTTTAATGGCAAACGCATCGCAACCACCTACCCAGAGATTTTAAAGCAATATCTAAAACGTGAGAACATCGATGCCAGCGTGGTCATGTTAACAGGCTCGGTAGAAGTAGCACCTCGAGCAGGCCTTGCTGACGCCATTTGTGACTTAGTATCAACCGGTGCAACGCTTGAGGCTAATGGCCTGATGCAAGGCGATACCATCTTAGAATCTAATGCTTGCCTCATTCAAAATGCAGCATTGACTGACCAAAGTAAGCTTGCGCTGATCGATAAGCTAATGCCACGCCTTAAAGGGGTGAAACAGGCAAAAGAAAGCAAGTACATCATGATGCATGCACCAAAGAATAAGTTAGATGAAGTATGTGCATTACTTCCTGGCACAGGCCAGCCAACTTTACTTGCACTTGCTGGCAGCGATGAATATGTAGCACTTCACATGGTCAGCTCTGAAACCCTATTTTGGGAGACGATGGAAGAGTTAAAAGCGCTTGGTGCTAACTCAATTCTCGTCATGCCAATTGAAAAGATGATGGAGTAATAGCATGTTTGATTGGCAGCAAGCCACCAGCGAGCAACGCAGCGAATGCTTGAGCCGTCCTGCGGTCAAAGTGGGTGATAAGGTAAAAGCAACTGTTGAAAAGATAATTGATAACGTCGCTCACAACGGCGACAACGCATTACTTGCTTATGCCGAGCAGTTTGACGCCCGTGTTAGCCCAAGAATACGGGTAACGGGATCAGAGCTTATTGAAAGCGAATTTGCATTAACACCTGAACTTAAAAGTGCTATTGACCAAGCGTATGGCAACATTAAGAGGTTTCACCAGTTGCAGTTACCACAAAGCAAGAAAATTGAGAGTCAGCCAGGCGTGACCTGCGAGCTCAGATATCAAGCGATAGAAGCCGTAGGTTTATATGTGCCAGGTGGTAGTGCGCCACTGCCTTCTTCTGTATTGATGCAAGGCGTGTGTGCGCAACTAAGTGGTGCAAAAACAATCGTGTTGGCGACGCCGGTCAAAGGTGATTGCCAAATACATCCTGCGATTTTGTATGCGGCTAAATTGTGTGGCGTTACCGATGTGATTGAATGTGGTGGTGCAGGTGCAATTGCTGCCATGGCGCTAGGTACTAACAGCGTACCAAAAGTGAACAAAATTTTTGGTCCAGGCAATAGTTTTGTCACAATGGCAAAACAGCTGCTTTCTCAGTCAGTGCCGGGACTTGCGATTGATATGCCAGCTGGCCCTTCAGAGGTGTTAGTGATTGCAGATAAGGGCGCTAACCCAGAATTTATCGCCGCCGATCTACTTTCTCAGGCGGAGCATGGGGAAGACTCGCAAGTAATATTATTAGCGTCCGACAGTCAACTAATCGAAGAAACTGAAGCTGCAATCGAGCGTCAACTAAGCAAGCTTAGTCGCGTTGATATTGCCAGAGCTGCGCTTAAAAATAGCACGCTGATTTTAGTTGAGAGCATAGAGCAAGCATTTGAGATCTCAGCAGAGTATGGGCCAGAGCACCTTATCTTACAGATAAGGGATGCAGAGCGTTTCCTGCCGCTAGTAAAAAACGCAGGCTCAGTGTTTGTTGGTGACTATACGCCAGAATCAGCAGGTGACTATGCGTCTGGCACCAACCATGTATTGCCAACCTATGGTTATTCAAAAACCTACTCAAGTTTAAACCTAATGGATTTTTATAAGGCTTACACAGTACAAACCATCACAAAAGAAGGCCTGCGTGGTTTGCGCTCTGCCATTTTACCTTTGGCACAAGCTGAGGGACTAGATGCACATGCGAACGCCGTCAAAGTGAGGTTGGAGAATAATAATGACTAATATTGCGCTACCAAATAACATTGAAAAGCTTAAGGCCTACAGTTCTGCGAAAAGTGCAAAGCTAACAGGTACTACGTGGCTCAATGCCAATGAAAGTCCATACGCTCGTGTGCTTGAAATGCGCTTTGATAACTTAAACCGTTATCCGGATCCGCAGCCACAAACGGTAATTGATGCCTATGCAGGCTACGCAAAGGTCGAGCAAACAAATGTATTGATGACACGTGGTGCCGATGAAGGCATTGAGTTATTAGTACGCACATATTGTGAACCGGCTAAAGATAGTATTGCAATCTTTACCCCTACTTATGGTATGTACAAAGTTACGGCAGACACCCACAACATCGCTATTAATGAATTAAGCCAAGATCAGCTTGCCAATGACGATGTGGATACACTAACCGCTGCAATTGGCGACGCTAAACTTGTCTTCGTTTGTAATCCAAATAACCCAACCGGTGCAATGCAACCTGCCAGCAAAGTCGCTGCACTTGCTGATAAGCTTAAAGGCCGTGCAATCGTGGTCGTTGATGAAGCGTATATTGAGTTCTGTGAAGAAAAAACCTGCGTTGAGCTTATCAAAGAGTTCTCAAATGTTGTTGTGCTACGCACACTATCTAAAGCGTTTGCACTGGCAGGACTTCGCGTTGGCTTTATGCTAGCGAGTGAAGCGCTATTGGCACCAGTGAGAAAAGTGATTGCGCCCTACCCTGTTTCTACAGTTGTGGCACAAATAGCAGCAACAGCGTTAACGTCAGATGCGATAACGCAGATGCGTCGGCAAGTCTCTATTTTGAACCTAGCAAAAAAGAAGCTTATACAATGGCTACAAGACAGCGAGTTCGTAAGCGCAATATTATGCGGCGAAGGCAACTTTGTTACTTTACAGCTAACCGACAAACAGTTTGTGGAGCAAGCGATGCGTCAAGGGTTAATCATGCGGCCATTTGTGCTGTTTGGCGAGGACAACTGGTTGCGGATCTCTATCGGCAACGAGCAGGAATTAAAACAAGTAGAAAACTGGCTGAAACAATGCCAAGTCACTGAGGAAGTATCATGAGCGCCCCCTATTTATTCATCGACCGCGATGGCACTATTATTGAAGAGCCAATAACCGATAAACAAGTGGATAGTCTAGAGAAATTGGCACTATTACCCAATGTGATCCCAGCGCTATTACAACTGCAATCATTTGGTTACAAGCTAGTGATGGTATCTAATCAAGATGGCCTCGGCACAGATAGCTTCCCTCAAGCTGATTTTGATGCGCCTCAAGATAAAATGATGCAAATCCTAACAAGCCAAGGGATCCGTTTTGAGGAAGTTCTGATCTGTCCTCACTTTGACGAAGACAACTGCCAATGTCGCAAACCTAAAACAGGATTACTCACTGAACTGATGCGCTCTGGTAAAGTGAACCTTAGCAAATCATTTGTTATTGGCGATAGGCAAACCGATATTCAGCTTGCAGAAAACCTCTGCATTGAAGGTATTCTCTACGAAGATAACTGGCCCGCCATTGTGACGCAGTTAACCACCTTAAATCGCAGTGCACACATTGCCAGAAATACCAAAGAAACACAGATTTCGGTAGCGATAAATTTGGATCAACAAGCCAATGGGCAGATTTCAACAGGGCTTGGTTTTTTCGACCATATGCTAGATCAGATCAGAACTCACGCTAACCTTGGTTTGAATATACAGGCGAAAGGTGACTTACATATAGACGAGCACCACCTTGTAGAAGACATAGGGATTGCCCTTGGTCAGGCTTTTAAGACCGCGCTTGGCACAAAATCACAAATCGCACGTTATGGATTTGCGTTGCCTATGGATGAATGTAAAGCAGAATGTCAGTTGGATTTATCTGGACGCGCGTCTTTTGTACTTAATGCTGACTTTACACGAGATAAAGTAGGCGACTTAGATGTACAAATGGTTGAGCATTTCTTTAAATCCTTTGCAGATAATGCGGCTGTGAGTTTAATTTTGAGCGTGAGCGAAGGTAATGCCCACCATCAAGTTGAGGGCTTATTCAAAGCATTTTCTCGTGCTATTCGCATGGCAATTGCAACGGATGCGTCACAGCAAATGGCAAGTTCAAAGGGGTGTTTATGATTGCAATTATTAATACTGGTTGTGCCAATATTAACTCAGTGCGTTTTGCATTTGAGCGCCTTGGTGTCACACCTGAAGTGATCACGGCACCTGAGAAATTAGCCCGCTTTGAACGAGCAATTTTACCTGGCGTCGGCCACGCCAATGTAGCAATGAAGCGGTTAAATGAGCAAGGCTGGGCACAGGCAATAGCTGACTATCAACGGCCTTTGATGGGTATTTGCTTAGGGATGCAGCTACTTTGTGAATCGACAGAAGAAGGTGATATTCCGTGCTTAGGTCGCATTCCTGGTAAGGTTGAGTTGTTAGAGACTAACGAGCTAACTGCACCGCATATGGGCTGGAATAACCTATGTGTGGTGAAGCCTCATGCGCTCACTACAGGGCTCAGTGAACAAGACCAAGTGTACTTTGTACACAGTTTTGCGCATACCATCAATCAATCGACATTGGTTTCGGGTGAGTACGGTCAAGCATTTTCTGCAATTGTTGCAAACGACAATTATGCCGGCATGCAATTTCATCCAGAGCGCAGCAGCAAGGTTGGCGCGCAGCTTTTACAAAACTTTATTAATTGGCAGCTATAAAAGGACGAACAATGATTATTCCCGCTTTAGATGTATTAGAGAACAATATTGTTCGTTTGTATCAAGGCAAGTATGAAACCGCACAATTTTACCCATTTGATTTAGCCGAGCGTTTACTTGAATACCAAAACGCAGGCGCAGCTAAGCTACATTTGGTGGATTTAGAAGGCGCTCGTGATCCGAGCAAAAAGCAATGGCGCACTATCCAAGCGGCGACTAAGGCTTTATCTGTTCCCTTTCAGGTAGGCGGTGGTATTCGCAGTATTGACGACGTAAAGCAATGGTTAGATGCCGGAGCCGCCCAAGTGGTGATAGGCTCGATGGCGGTCGATAAACAGCAAGAAGTTGCTGCATGGATTAAAGCATGTGGCGCCGATAAATTTGTGATAGCACTTGATGTTAACAAAACCGAAAGTGGCTGGTCTCCTGCAACTCACGGCTGGCTAAATGATGCGAAAAGCGATCTATTCGAGCTATTAGATTTTTATGTTGAGCAAGGTGTAAGCGATTTTTTATGTACGGATATCAGTAAGGATGGCACGATGACAGGTCCATCGTTTACATTATACGAAGACATCACTAAACATAACGGTGCAATTAAAGTACAAGCATCAGGGGGGGTGAGCTCGCTTGACGATATTGCACGGCTTACAAAGCAACAAGTAGGTGGAGTGATACTTGGCAAGTCGCTACTTGAAGGTGTATTTAGCGTTGAGGAGGCTTTAGCATGTTATCAAAACGCATAATTCCTTGTTTAGACGTAAAAGACGGTCAGGTCGTCAAAGGTGTTAAATTTCAAGGCCATGAAGTCGTCGGTGATATTCTTGATCTCGCCCAGCGTTATAGCGAGGCAGGTGCTGATGAACTGGTGTTTTATGAGATCAGTGCTAGCGTCGAAAAGCGTTTGCTCGATGTCAATTGGGTAGCTGAAATTGCCAGACATATCGATATACCATTTTGTGTAGCTGGTGGGATTAAATCGGTGGCTGATGCGGCTCGAGTGCTTGAGCAAGGCGCGGATAAGATCTCCATTAACAGCCCTGCCATTGCAAGGCCTGAACTCATTAAAGAGTTACATGACGAATTTGGCAAGCAATGTGTGGTTGTGGGCGTAGACAGCTTTTATGATAAGCAAACTCAAGAATATTTAGTATACCAGTTAACTGGCGATCCGAATGCGGCAAGTCGTACTCGATACAAAACGCAAGAATGGGTCAAACGAGTTCAAGATCTTGGCGCTGGAGAGATTGTACTTAATTGTATGAATCAAGATGGCGTGCGTAATGGCTATGACATAGCGCAGCTCAGCGCGATTAGAGCGCTGTGTAAAGTGCCACTTATCGCCTCTGGCGGCGCAGGCAGTATGCAAGACTTTGTTGATGTATTTAAACAAACTAATGTAGATGGTGCTTTGGCTGCAAGTGTGTTCCATAAAGGTGTAATTGACATTCCAAAGCTCAAGCAGTTCTTAATAAATAATGATGTGGCGGCACGACAATGATAATTAATAAACAAAACATAGCAGAAGTAGATTTTGATAAATCAGCACTC
The sequence above is a segment of the Pseudoalteromonas piscicida genome. Coding sequences within it:
- the tsaB gene encoding tRNA (adenosine(37)-N6)-threonylcarbamoyltransferase complex dimerization subunit type 1 TsaB: MKNNLLAIDASTEALSIALHYEGKFIRHFEVCPQQHSQKILPLVERILREADISLRELDGIVFGRGPGSFTGVRISTAVAQGLAYSSGLKLVGVSTLQAMAQQAYMEAAKSSVVSAIDARMGEIYLCQYNGETSGVIQPSTEETVIKPENIDFTSSGAAGVGTGWQAFSELATQLECEIIDNITLPDAYYMLFIADDSFTQGLSVDAADAQPQYVRDTVTWKKLPGRE
- a CDS encoding ATP-dependent DNA helicase; the encoded protein is MAIAVEETIQNGGQCIAEAGTGTGKTFAYLIPAFQSKGKVIVSTGSKALQEQLFHRDVPTLKKVLNSGKKVTLLKGRANYLCPYRLSQHLSHVPTDDPDVMHQLAMVAKFASETHSGDLADCVGIEEDAKVLPYVTSTADNCLGKECPDYEDCYIRKARLKAVDADVVVINHHLFFADMAVKDLGFAELMPTADSYIFDEAHQLPEIASDYFGETISTKALQALINDLRVIYRSDIPDMLQLGKTLNKLETSVADLRLVFGGDGARGDWREALSNKPICDAMHRVIANLDFLYKVLKLCLDRSEKIEHPFEKVMTFKNQFERAFDTSQTGFSYWFETTRRFLSIHITPLDVSSKFAQIVKTTEASFVFTSATLSVDNSLEHFSRSLGLKPTSQFIVDSPFNYKQQALLCLPRYLPETRDDLMPHALVKLAKQVIEAAKGRTFLLFTSYRAMHLVYEGLNTALQYPIFMQGQASKRIILEQFIRHGNAVLLGTASFWEGVDVRGDTLSCVVIDKLPFASPDDPLLQARMRDAEMRGLEPFDAIQLPQAVIALKQGVGRLIRDANDKGVLIICDNRLVTRKYGQTFLSSLPDMSRTRDLNKAIRFLENIDKNEK
- a CDS encoding tetratricopeptide repeat protein is translated as MFIKSLIYTSCAVIILYSALTYAQQPNSQITMLESAFYHRQYQQVTKILNTLKDKELDAEIMAVSVAVAQNDDNKEALLNTLIKRHIDNAKVHFTAGNLWYQIKQQSNLFNKLSLVEKSNKHFIKAAELAPNNPEYLVSAAKALAIESGFWDSEKKASKAIVDRLKAMDDRYYNLAFMDYLQNTQNEELALKTVAYVGQHYAQDIVLIHRAANLLWTFSAKDAAQRLFTNGCLIEHIALSQLPTWRDVCVSSAYLALQQHGDKPRAVDAMERLLGKERVQDELHMEYLMLQAELYRVLKQNEKARSTYLQALNLTKMRSTERDIHRALAGLDDT
- the hisG gene encoding ATP phosphoribosyltransferase, translated to MSNSNRLRIAIQKSGRLSKDCQALLKQLGVKLNLREQRLIAHSTNMPIDVLRVRDDDIPGLVMDGVCDLGIVGENVLEEAQAERIRNEQFAEVTKLSKLDFGFCRLALAWPQEIGQQEKAWFNGKRIATTYPEILKQYLKRENIDASVVMLTGSVEVAPRAGLADAICDLVSTGATLEANGLMQGDTILESNACLIQNAALTDQSKLALIDKLMPRLKGVKQAKESKYIMMHAPKNKLDEVCALLPGTGQPTLLALAGSDEYVALHMVSSETLFWETMEELKALGANSILVMPIEKMME
- the hisD gene encoding histidinol dehydrogenase, whose protein sequence is MFDWQQATSEQRSECLSRPAVKVGDKVKATVEKIIDNVAHNGDNALLAYAEQFDARVSPRIRVTGSELIESEFALTPELKSAIDQAYGNIKRFHQLQLPQSKKIESQPGVTCELRYQAIEAVGLYVPGGSAPLPSSVLMQGVCAQLSGAKTIVLATPVKGDCQIHPAILYAAKLCGVTDVIECGGAGAIAAMALGTNSVPKVNKIFGPGNSFVTMAKQLLSQSVPGLAIDMPAGPSEVLVIADKGANPEFIAADLLSQAEHGEDSQVILLASDSQLIEETEAAIERQLSKLSRVDIARAALKNSTLILVESIEQAFEISAEYGPEHLILQIRDAERFLPLVKNAGSVFVGDYTPESAGDYASGTNHVLPTYGYSKTYSSLNLMDFYKAYTVQTITKEGLRGLRSAILPLAQAEGLDAHANAVKVRLENNND
- the hisC gene encoding histidinol-phosphate transaminase, with the translated sequence MTNIALPNNIEKLKAYSSAKSAKLTGTTWLNANESPYARVLEMRFDNLNRYPDPQPQTVIDAYAGYAKVEQTNVLMTRGADEGIELLVRTYCEPAKDSIAIFTPTYGMYKVTADTHNIAINELSQDQLANDDVDTLTAAIGDAKLVFVCNPNNPTGAMQPASKVAALADKLKGRAIVVVDEAYIEFCEEKTCVELIKEFSNVVVLRTLSKAFALAGLRVGFMLASEALLAPVRKVIAPYPVSTVVAQIAATALTSDAITQMRRQVSILNLAKKKLIQWLQDSEFVSAILCGEGNFVTLQLTDKQFVEQAMRQGLIMRPFVLFGEDNWLRISIGNEQELKQVENWLKQCQVTEEVS
- the hisB gene encoding bifunctional histidinol-phosphatase/imidazoleglycerol-phosphate dehydratase HisB, with amino-acid sequence MSAPYLFIDRDGTIIEEPITDKQVDSLEKLALLPNVIPALLQLQSFGYKLVMVSNQDGLGTDSFPQADFDAPQDKMMQILTSQGIRFEEVLICPHFDEDNCQCRKPKTGLLTELMRSGKVNLSKSFVIGDRQTDIQLAENLCIEGILYEDNWPAIVTQLTTLNRSAHIARNTKETQISVAINLDQQANGQISTGLGFFDHMLDQIRTHANLGLNIQAKGDLHIDEHHLVEDIGIALGQAFKTALGTKSQIARYGFALPMDECKAECQLDLSGRASFVLNADFTRDKVGDLDVQMVEHFFKSFADNAAVSLILSVSEGNAHHQVEGLFKAFSRAIRMAIATDASQQMASSKGCL
- the hisH gene encoding imidazole glycerol phosphate synthase subunit HisH; its protein translation is MIAIINTGCANINSVRFAFERLGVTPEVITAPEKLARFERAILPGVGHANVAMKRLNEQGWAQAIADYQRPLMGICLGMQLLCESTEEGDIPCLGRIPGKVELLETNELTAPHMGWNNLCVVKPHALTTGLSEQDQVYFVHSFAHTINQSTLVSGEYGQAFSAIVANDNYAGMQFHPERSSKVGAQLLQNFINWQL
- a CDS encoding 1-(5-phosphoribosyl)-5-[(5-phosphoribosylamino)methylideneamino] imidazole-4-carboxamide isomerase, giving the protein MIIPALDVLENNIVRLYQGKYETAQFYPFDLAERLLEYQNAGAAKLHLVDLEGARDPSKKQWRTIQAATKALSVPFQVGGGIRSIDDVKQWLDAGAAQVVIGSMAVDKQQEVAAWIKACGADKFVIALDVNKTESGWSPATHGWLNDAKSDLFELLDFYVEQGVSDFLCTDISKDGTMTGPSFTLYEDITKHNGAIKVQASGGVSSLDDIARLTKQQVGGVILGKSLLEGVFSVEEALACYQNA